The nucleotide sequence GACTTCTGTCAGCATAGCCCCTAAACCGCCGCCGGTACAAGATTCAGCGACACTTAGGGTTTGCTTGGCAGTGCGTAATTGTTGCCCCACCACCAGAGCGAGAGTATCCTCATCCGCGCCGTAATAATCATCTCCAGCAATGGCTTGTATTTGCTGGCTAATGGGTTCAATTAAAGCAATCGCTTCTTGGGATGAGCTTGCTTTAGCCGATACCCTAAGTCTGACTTCTCCTAAACCGGCATAGGGTGCTACTGTGGGGTTAGTTCCTTCAAACAAATGGGCGACTTTTTCTGCTAAGGCTGACTCTCCGATGCCGCGAAATCTCATCATGCGACTATAGATAATTTCTTTACCCCATCCTTGGCTTTTTAAGAAAGGAATAGCCGTTTGTTGCCACATCAGTTTCATTTCTGAGGGCACACCCGGAAAAGTGAGAAGGGTTATTCCTTCACGAGGTTGCCAAATCATACCGGGGGCGGTGCCAGAAGGATTGGGCAAAATTTCGGCTCCTTTAGGAACTAATGCCTGTTTCCGGTTATTATCTGTCATGACACGCCCAATCTGAGCAAATTTATCGGCAATTTCTTGGATGAGTTCGGGTTTTTCTTCGAGCGGCGTTTCAAAAAAATCAGCAATGGCTTCTGTGGTTAAATCATCTGGGGTTGGCCCTAAGCCGCCTGTAAAAATCAATATAGACGCTCGAGAAATAGCGATTTGAATCACTTGTTTAAGACGTTGTATATTATCCCCCACCACACTTTGATAGTAGTGAGGGATTCCCAATTGAGCTAACTCTCCTGCCAAAAACTGAGCATTAGAGTTGAGAATATCGCCTAATAATAATTCTGTTCCTACACAAATAATTTCTACGCTCATGAAAAATGATTAAATGAAAGCTATAATTTAAGACTTAATCATCATAAAATGATACAAACTATTAAATCATAGTTAATCAAAAAATCCCAAAAATCCGAGTTTAAACTATTGATTATTGACTTGTCGGCTATTACGCCAAACTTGCCAGCCTACATAAATTAATAACAGGGTAGCTGCGATGGCAAAGCCCCAACCACTAGGCACATTAGAAAACCCTAGGGCTAAACTGCCTACCCACAAAGTGAGCGCGTAAATAAATAAGACCGTTAAGCGGTGAGAAATACCGGCTTTGAGGAGACGATGATGTAAATGCCGTTTATCGGCTTTAAAGGGGGAGCGACCTTGGCTGATGCGGGAGATAATAACGGTAGACATATCCAAAATAGGAACAGCCAAAATCAGATAAGGTAAAATAACCGCCACTACCGTACTAACGGCCATGGTGGTCACTGCTGTTATTTTGACTAAGCCAATGACGGCCACTCCGGCTAGGGTAAAGCCCATAAAATAGGCTCCTCCATCTCCCATAAAAATCTGAGCCGGATTAAAGTTATAGCGTAAAAATCCTAATGCTCCCCCGGCTAAAGCGGCAGCAATTAAAGCGGCGGCGGGCTGGTGCATCACTAAAGTCACCATTAACATGACGACGGCTGAAATGCCGCAGACTCCGGCGGCTAACCCATCTAAACCATCTATCCAGTTAATGGCGTTAGTAATTCCCACTAACCAAATGACAGTAATAGGAAGACTTAACCAGTCAATATTGACTAAACCGTGAAAAGGAATCGACAAAAAATCGATTCTCACGCCTACTCCCCAAGCGATGGTTGACACAATAATTTGCATCAACAAGCGTGAAAAAGGGCTTAAATTGTACAAATCATCGGCTAAGCCGATCAAGAAAAAGGCAAACCCGCCTAGGGTAACCCCCCAAATTTCCCATTCTCGCTCAGGAGTTAAGCCGGCAAATCCTCCTAGCCACCAAACCGTAAGCAAAGCAAATAAGGTTCCTATAAAGATGGAAATACCCCCAACTCGAACCATCGGACGCTGATGCATCTTTCTTTCGTTGGGGAGATCGACGTAACCACTTTTAAGACCTACTGTTTTAACAACTGGGGTACTCCATAACACTACTGTGTTGGAGAGGAGAAAGGCAATAATGTGGTATAGCTGATCTTGGGGCATTTTGAGTGAGGTTAATGTAAATTAAAGTTGGGTATTTACTGGCTGAGTTTAGCTTATTTACCCAACGTTTGTTTAGGGATTTTACCTAAGCTTTAATGAAGAAGTTTTTTTCTTCATATAGATTAAGACCTCATAAATTTATGCAAGTGCCGCTACAGGAATTTTTAAATGAGGGTAAAGCGGGAAGCCTTCGCACAAAGCCGCTACACGCTTGAGGCAACCTTCCTTAATGCTTTGATCCTCTGGGTTGAGCAACCTATCAGCGATAATGTTGCCAATTTCGATAAATTCAGGTTCTTTCATGCCTCGAGTTGTCATGGCTGGGGAACCTAAACGAAGCCCACTGGTGACAAACGGAGATTCTGGATCAAAGGGAACTGTATTTTTATTGGCGGTAATATGGATTTCGCTGACTAAACTGTCGGCCTGTTTACCGGTCATGCCAATAGAGCGCAGATCCACTAACATTAAGTGATTATCTGTACCATTACTGACGATTTTAAATCCCCGTTGGATTAATTGATTTGCCAAGGTTTGAGCATTGGCGATCACTTGTGCTGAATAGGTTTTAAATTCAGGTTTAAGCGCTTCTCCAAAGGCTACGGCTTTACCTGCGATCACATGTTCTAAAGGCCCACCTTGATTGCCGGGGAAAACCGCTTTGTCTAGTTTTTTGCCTAATTCTGCATCGGCGGTTAAAATCAACCCCCCTCTAGGACCTCTGAGGGTTTTATGGGTGGTTGTGGTGACCACATGGCAATGGGGGATGGGGCTAGGATGATAGCCGGTGGCTACTAATCCGGCAATATGGGCAATATCAGCTAATAAATAAGCACCGATTTCATCGGCAATGGCTCTAAATTTGTCAAACTCAATAATCCTTGAGTAAGCCGAATAACCACAGATGAGCAGTTTGGGTTGTTCTTTTAGGGCTATTTCTCGGATGAGATCATAATCGAGTTGTTCGGTTTCTCGATTTACGCCATATTGTACGACTCTGAACCATTTTCCTGAGACGTTCACCGGCGACCCGTGAGTTAGGTGTCCACCGTGAGCTAAGTCCATACCCATAATGGTGTCCCCAGGTTGTAATAGGGCTAAGAAAACGGCAAAATTGGCTTGGGCACCGGAATGGGGTTGAACGTTGGCATGGGCTGCGCCAAATAACTGTTTGGCTCGATCTATGGCTAGTTGTTCGACGTGATCTATATATTCACAGCCCCCATAGTAGCGTTTTTTGGGTAAGCCTTCCGCGTATTTGTTGGTTAATACAGAGCCTTGAGCGGCTAAAACGGCGGGTGAGGTAAAATTTTCACTGGCGATTAATTCTAAGTGATCCCGTTGACGCTGTAGCTCTTGTTGGATCATTTCGGCGATTGCCGGGTCGCTTGTGGCCAGAAAATCTAAGTTGGTATCAGTCACGGTTGTTCAATTCCTGTTTATTACGTGCTATTGAAGAAACGATCAAACTGCCCCAAATGACTTATTATAAATCATTTGTTCCTGCTTGCCAATCGAACCTAAAGAGGGCGTGACTTGCATCTATTTGAGTTAAGCTATGTAGCATTTCGGTTCCTAATGCTAAAATCGAGCATTAAAATAGACTTATCAGCATTGGGGAGTAATATCATGTTAGTCATTCTTACTGACGAACAAATTCTTTCTACCCAACAAGTGTGTCAAGGTTGCTTACTCGCTAATCAAGAAGGCTCACCCCGTTGGCATCATGGTAAATTAAACTGTGGTCATGCCCTAAGACAAGCGGCAAATCATCGATTGGCACTTTATGAGTGTCAGATGGGCTTTAAAGTTGCTAATATCGATTAATGAGATTTTTGGGTTGAATTAAACTAGACACTACGCTCGGCTGGAAGCCGTAGTGTATTGTAAACTTTCAACACAAGCCTAGTCAAATAATGTAAAATCAGGTTTGCTTAACTATAATCTCACTATCAATTAATGGGAATATATTTTAACGCCAACTGCGCTATCTTGGAAATAGTAAAACAAAGGCTTTAAGGAGAATATCAAATGTCCTGGCGCGGTTCAACTGATCTTAAAGACCGTATTTTCGCTGCTTTAGTATATTTATTGCCCTGGTATTATGCTTTTCCCTTTGGTCAATCTCTATTTGAGCAATTTCCAATTTTTACCTGGTTAGGAGTTCCATTAATTCCTCTAGCTCCCCTTTTCTCTATTCCCTTTGCTGATTTAATTATTTTTTTTGTTTTGTATTTAGCTGTGGTAAGAAATACTCGAATTAGCCATTTTATTCGCTACAACACCATGCAGGCAATTCTTTTAGATATTATAGTTTTTTTATTGGGAATAGTTTTAGAACAACTTCTTAAACCCATATTAGGGGGGAATATAATTATCCAAACCCTTGACAATACAATATTTTTAGGAACATTAATTGCTTGTTTGTATTCGATTGCTCAATCAGCATTAGGACGTTATGCAGAAATTCCTGCCATTTCGGAGGCGGCCTATACACAAGTTCGCTATTAAAAAGATTGAACATTAAACTTGAGCCACAACGATCGGATTTTCTAAGCCGCCAATTCCCTCAATTTCTACCCGCACCCTATCTCCGACTTGCATAGGGCCTATCCCTTCAGGGGTTCCGGTTAAAATTACGTCTCCTGGGAACAAAGTCATGATCTCAGAAATGTAAGAAACTAATACTTCCGGCGAGAAGACCATATCTGAGATTAAAGCTGATTGATTCGGTTGAGGAGAATCATTCAAAAAAGTTTGCAGTCTTGCCCCCGCACTCAACTCTCGCACGATCCAAGGCCCTAATGGACAAAAGCTATCAAATCCTTTGGCTCTAGTCCATTGTCCGTCTTTTTTTTGTAAGTCTCGCGCTGTCACATCATTAGCAATGGTATAACCCCAAATTTTGGTTCTAGCTTGAGAGGCAGAACAATTTTTGCTAGTTTCACCAATAATGACTGCTAATTCTCCCTCATAATCAACCCGTTGTGATTGCGGAGGGTAATAAATCGGTTTGCCATCAGCAATAATGGCTGTAGGGGGTTTGAGAAATAAGAGCGGTTCTTCTGGAACAGGTGTTCCCATTTCGGCGGCATGAGCTTGATAATTTTTGCCCACCGCAATAATTTTTGAGGGAGCAACCGGTGCAAGCAGTTGATAAGTTTCTGGTTCTAATTGTAGCTCACTTAGCTGTCCTCCTAGCCAAGGAGGAGCATCCAGAACTTTGACAGTACGGTCAGGTAGCAGGATTCCATAGTAAATTTGTTCGGTAGAATGTTTAACTCTTACGTAGCGTTGTGCCATAACTTAGGGTAGGGGATTTAAGGATTAATAATTTAGTTTGTAGATGACTTGGACAATAAAAGCAAAGTTTCTCTCTATCGTAATCTTAAACATCGGGTTTTAACTCGAGTGCCGAGCCTCTCTAACTTTTAAGGAAAGTTTTTCAGTCAGACTCTAGCGGCAGTGACCGGATTAGTAGTAAGATAATAAATCCTTGCTTCTTAAGTAAATGTTAGATCACTGAGCTTTTAGCGCGTTGATCTAGGGATTGACAAAGGAGCCATCTTGTCCATAAGGAGAACAATCAGCATGAGCCAAAGTTATGAAATGATGTACATTATGCGTCCTGATTTATTAGACGAGCAGGTACAGCAACAAATTAATAAATATCGAGATTTTTTGAGCGAACATAAAGCTGAAGAAATTCAAATTAAGAATTTGGGCAAACGGAGACTGGCTTACCCCATTAAAAAGTACACTGATGGGTTTTATGTCCAAATGAATTATAAAGGAGATGGCAAGCAAGTTGCTCCTATTGAACGAGCCATGCGTTTGAGTGATGAGGTCATTCGTTATTTAACTATCAAGCTTAGAGATGAACAAGTGGCGGCTATAGCACCCACAGATGCAATAGAACCGGCTGAGTCTCCTAAACTGGTGGAGACTAAACCGATGGCTCCCTCTCCTAAACCACCTGTAGAAGAAATTCCCGAAGCTGACGAGATTTCAGCAGAGGAATAAGTTAGTCTTCTAGGTTGGGTTAAACGAAAGTGACACCCAACTTTTTTATCCAAAATATTTAAGCAAGAGTTTAACTAAAATAGTTTGTTACAAATTTTGAAATTTCTTGCATAAATTGTTCAGTAGAAAATAATTGTTTTTGGTTTTTCAACGATTCTAAGGTTTTTTGTTGTTGTAAGGGGTCACTCAAAATTTTAATAATTTTTTCTACAGCATCTTTTTCATTAGAAAACAACAGTTCTTGATTATCTTCCCCAACTATTTCCACTTGCCCTCCTTTATTTCTGACAAAAGGTATTGCTCCAGCTTTAACCATTTCGGCTATCACTATTCCAAAAGGCTCTTGTTTATAGTGAATTCCATATTTGCAAGTTTCTAGCAATTTTGTATAGTCTTGGTAAGATAAATTTTCATGAAGTGTTACCCAAGAAGAATTTTTCTCAATTAGTTTTTTGACAAAATTTTTGTATTCCCATTTGGCAACTCCGCCGCCGCCTCCTGTTAAGTGTAATTTGATCTCAAATCCTTTTTCTCGAACAGCTTGCAAAATTTTGATGACTTTATGAGGCTCTTTGGCTTCCACTAATCTCCCACTACAAATAAAGGCATTTTCTTTTTTTTCCCAAGGTAGCTCTGAGACTTTAATAATAACTGGCGGATAAATAACTTTTGCTGGTATTCCATAAGTCTTTTCAACGGCATCAGCGACAATATAAGAATTAGCAATCGTGACATTATTTTTTAAATTTTCCAAAGAAAAATTAGACAAGGGAAAAAATATTTTTGAACCTTGATCTCCTTCTACTACCTTAACCCAATGAACATATTGAATTCCTTTTCCTCCCAGGTCCACAGCGTTGTAGCCGGAAATAGCGAGGTCATACTGATTGACTTCTTGTTTCAGTTTGCGAAGAAGGGAATGAAAAGCAAATTGTCTAAAATATTTATTATTAGAATATAAAAAGTAAAGTAACTGCCTAAAACTAGCTGGATATAGACTATTAACTTTAATGATAGATTTTGATAATTGAGTGTCATACATCAAATTTAATTGCTCAAAATCTAAGTCAGCAAAAGTATATAAAGTTAAATCATAGTCATTTTTGAGAGCTTCCAATATCCATAAGCCTACAGCCTCAGCACCACCGCCCATAAAGCAAGGATAGTAAATGGCTAGACGTTTATTTGGGGTTGTGCTTTGGGTTTGATGATTACTCATGG is from Gloeothece verrucosa PCC 7822 and encodes:
- a CDS encoding competence/damage-inducible protein A, which gives rise to MSVEIICVGTELLLGDILNSNAQFLAGELAQLGIPHYYQSVVGDNIQRLKQVIQIAISRASILIFTGGLGPTPDDLTTEAIADFFETPLEEKPELIQEIADKFAQIGRVMTDNNRKQALVPKGAEILPNPSGTAPGMIWQPREGITLLTFPGVPSEMKLMWQQTAIPFLKSQGWGKEIIYSRMMRFRGIGESALAEKVAHLFEGTNPTVAPYAGLGEVRLRVSAKASSSQEAIALIEPISQQIQAIAGDDYYGADEDTLALVVGQQLRTAKQTLSVAESCTGGGLGAMLTEVPGSSDYFLGGIIAYDNRVKMALLGVSEQDLNQFGAVSEPVAKQMAHGVKEKLGTDWGIGITGIAGPGGATETKPLGLVYIGLAAPSGEIHCFEYHLGARRDRAAIRYISACNALDQLRRQLLRKI
- a CDS encoding glycosyltransferase family 4 protein, producing MPQDQLYHIIAFLLSNTVVLWSTPVVKTVGLKSGYVDLPNERKMHQRPMVRVGGISIFIGTLFALLTVWWLGGFAGLTPEREWEIWGVTLGGFAFFLIGLADDLYNLSPFSRLLMQIIVSTIAWGVGVRIDFLSIPFHGLVNIDWLSLPITVIWLVGITNAINWIDGLDGLAAGVCGISAVVMLMVTLVMHQPAAALIAAALAGGALGFLRYNFNPAQIFMGDGGAYFMGFTLAGVAVIGLVKITAVTTMAVSTVVAVILPYLILAVPILDMSTVIISRISQGRSPFKADKRHLHHRLLKAGISHRLTVLFIYALTLWVGSLALGFSNVPSGWGFAIAATLLLIYVGWQVWRNSRQVNNQ
- the glyA gene encoding serine hydroxymethyltransferase; the protein is MTDTNLDFLATSDPAIAEMIQQELQRQRDHLELIASENFTSPAVLAAQGSVLTNKYAEGLPKKRYYGGCEYIDHVEQLAIDRAKQLFGAAHANVQPHSGAQANFAVFLALLQPGDTIMGMDLAHGGHLTHGSPVNVSGKWFRVVQYGVNRETEQLDYDLIREIALKEQPKLLICGYSAYSRIIEFDKFRAIADEIGAYLLADIAHIAGLVATGYHPSPIPHCHVVTTTTHKTLRGPRGGLILTADAELGKKLDKAVFPGNQGGPLEHVIAGKAVAFGEALKPEFKTYSAQVIANAQTLANQLIQRGFKIVSNGTDNHLMLVDLRSIGMTGKQADSLVSEIHITANKNTVPFDPESPFVTSGLRLGSPAMTTRGMKEPEFIEIGNIIADRLLNPEDQSIKEGCLKRVAALCEGFPLYPHLKIPVAALA
- a CDS encoding Tic20 family protein; its protein translation is MSWRGSTDLKDRIFAALVYLLPWYYAFPFGQSLFEQFPIFTWLGVPLIPLAPLFSIPFADLIIFFVLYLAVVRNTRISHFIRYNTMQAILLDIIVFLLGIVLEQLLKPILGGNIIIQTLDNTIFLGTLIACLYSIAQSALGRYAEIPAISEAAYTQVRY
- a CDS encoding fumarylacetoacetate hydrolase family protein, which gives rise to MAQRYVRVKHSTEQIYYGILLPDRTVKVLDAPPWLGGQLSELQLEPETYQLLAPVAPSKIIAVGKNYQAHAAEMGTPVPEEPLLFLKPPTAIIADGKPIYYPPQSQRVDYEGELAVIIGETSKNCSASQARTKIWGYTIANDVTARDLQKKDGQWTRAKGFDSFCPLGPWIVRELSAGARLQTFLNDSPQPNQSALISDMVFSPEVLVSYISEIMTLFPGDVILTGTPEGIGPMQVGDRVRVEIEGIGGLENPIVVAQV
- the rpsF gene encoding 30S ribosomal protein S6 → MSQSYEMMYIMRPDLLDEQVQQQINKYRDFLSEHKAEEIQIKNLGKRRLAYPIKKYTDGFYVQMNYKGDGKQVAPIERAMRLSDEVIRYLTIKLRDEQVAAIAPTDAIEPAESPKLVETKPMAPSPKPPVEEIPEADEISAEE
- a CDS encoding glycosyltransferase → MSNHQTQSTTPNKRLAIYYPCFMGGGAEAVGLWILEALKNDYDLTLYTFADLDFEQLNLMYDTQLSKSIIKVNSLYPASFRQLLYFLYSNNKYFRQFAFHSLLRKLKQEVNQYDLAISGYNAVDLGGKGIQYVHWVKVVEGDQGSKIFFPLSNFSLENLKNNVTIANSYIVADAVEKTYGIPAKVIYPPVIIKVSELPWEKKENAFICSGRLVEAKEPHKVIKILQAVREKGFEIKLHLTGGGGGVAKWEYKNFVKKLIEKNSSWVTLHENLSYQDYTKLLETCKYGIHYKQEPFGIVIAEMVKAGAIPFVRNKGGQVEIVGEDNQELLFSNEKDAVEKIIKILSDPLQQQKTLESLKNQKQLFSTEQFMQEISKFVTNYFS